In the genome of Moorena sp. SIOASIH, the window CAGGATGGATCGGTAAAAAAGGGGAGTAATCCTACTTGTCCCAATACTGGCAGGGCTTCTGTGATTAGGAACACAAGAATCAGGACCACGATAGCACCAGCCACCACAGCACAGCCTTGTAGGGTCGAGATTAGGAGAGAATCACTCCGAAAAAAATTGAGCATTGAGAATTGAGAATTGAGAATTGAGAATTGAGAATTGAGAATTGAGAATTGAGAATTGAGAATTGAGAATTGAGACTTGAGAATTTAGACTTGAGAATTTAGAATTGAGAATTTAGAATTGGGAATTGGGAATTTAGAATTGGGAATTTAGAATTGGGAATTTAGAATTGGGAATTTAGAATTTAGACTTGAGACTTGAGACTTGAGACTTGAGACTTGAGACTTGAGACTTGAGACTTGAGACTTGAGACTTGAGACTTGAGACTTGAGACTTTAGACTTTAGACTTGAGACTTGAGACTTGAGACTTGGAAGTTTTTGGCATTCTTAATTCTTCATTCTTAATTCTTCATTCTTAATTCTTCATTCTTAATTCTTCATTCTTAATTCTTCATTCTTAATTCTTCATTCTTAATTCTTCATTCTTAATTCTTCATTCTTAATTCTTAATTCTTCATTCTTAATTCTTCATTCTTAATTCTTCATTCTTCATTCTTCATTCTTAATTCTTCATTCTTCATTCTTCGAGGGGGACAAAGTTTTGCTCTTTAACAATGTCTTGTACCTTTTGCGATCGCGAAAACTCAATAAATGCTTTATCTAACCCAACCGGAATAGTTTTGGTGACTAACGTCAGGGAACGAGATAGGGGAAATGTGCCGTTTTGAACATTTTCTGTGGTTGCTGCTATTCCAGCAACGGGCAGTAACTTAATCGGAACATCCTGTTTACTGCTATATTCTGCTGTGCCAATGGACACATAACCAATCCCATTAGGATTACCCGCTACTGTTTTAATCCCCTGCTCATTATCCCCAATCACCACATCTGCCTTAATCTCGCTATTTTTCAGCTGGAAGTACTTCAGAAATAACTCCAAGGTAGAGCGCCCCTCGGCTTTGTTGACTACTGTAATTGGTGCCCTCTTGCCTCCCACATCCTGCCAGTTGTCAATTTTGCCCTGATAGATATCCACAATCTGTTGATTACTCAGGGATTGCACCGGATTAGTTTTATGGACGATAATGCCAATCCCATCACGAGCGATCGCAAACCCTTGCAGATCTTTCTCGCTTTGCTTGAGGTCACGAGACACCATGCCAATATCAGCGACTCCTTGGCGAGCATCTGCAATACCGCGAGACGAGCCTCCTGTCTGCACATCCACCCGTACACCAGGATTTTCTGATTCAAAACGCTTGCCAATTTCCGACGCCAGGGGGGCTACTGTACTAGAACCGGTTAAAACTAACTTACCCTGCAACTGATCGGTTGATTGGGTAGCTACTTCTGGGGATTGGGCACAGGATTGTAGCCAAAAGCAAGCTACTAAACCCATAGACATTGATGCCAGTGTTGTTAATTTTTTCATCAATCATCAGTCAGCCATCTTATCTATAAAATAATGAGAGTGCTCAGCTAAGCATATGCGCTACGCGCACGCTACTTGAGGTGCTATCAGCTGTCAGCCGTCAGCTAATCAACGGTCGGTAGTCAAAAAGCTGGGGGGTGCTGCTACGGATGGTTGAAAATCCCTGCAAGTTTTACTCATCCGAACCCGTGCAGTTAAAGCGCCTGCTACCAGCTCAAGTAGCGGATAAGCTGATAGCTGATAGCTGACAGCTGAATGCTTACCTCAAAACTGAGCAATTACTCAGCACTTTGTTAATCAAAACATAGGCAACAACATCCCAAATCAATTGCTCTATTACCATTTCCTTGGCGAATGGCGAGGCAACACTGATAAAGCACGGCCTTACCATCTCGCGTCGCCCTAACAAATCCCTCATCCCGCAAAACTCTGAGATGATGGGATAGGAGACTTTGCTCTATTCCCAACACAGCTTTGAGCTCCCCAACATGTTTTGGTCCTTCCATCAGGATTTCCATAACAGTTAGACGAGTGTTGTCCGCCAAAACTTTCAGCTTACGGACACAGAAGGCTTGAGATGATGGACTTTTTGAGTTCATCTGTCTGCCTCCCGGTCGTCTCCCGCTATAATCTTTGATTTAGCGGTGAGAGGAAAGGAAGGACAGGATCTAAGTCCTATAAGCATAACCATCCTTCCTGTGAATAAATTGACAATATTTGTGACTGATGCCCTGCACCAATCCTGATTTAGTTGAGATATTGAAAAACCCTGATTTTCTGGTTGCGACCCGTCCTATATAGGTACCGATCTTTTTTCCTTTGGTTACTACAGCACGAACGATGTCGCCTGTTTGAAAGCCTTTGTGAAATTTGATTCTGGAGCAATGACGAGTGGGAAACCCATACTTATTGGTTCTACAGAGCTGACGAGTGCCATGTCCTTTGGCGGTTATTATCAAAGGATTGGTTACTTCGATAATCAATGTTTCGACTTTCCCGACATTTGCCGCATCCAACCAATGAGTTTTCGGAAGATTTTGACGACACCTATTGAATTTGGTTAATCCGCCACTACCTACTTCAACAGGTAGCCCTGTTGACTTGAGATCGTGGTACAACTTCCATCGGGTTGTATTGACAGAAGCCGCATCAGCCAGAGGGCGTTTAGCTTGACTTAGTATGCGTCTCAAGATACTAGGCTTTTTAGACAAGAAAAGTTCAATGTTTTGATTAGATTTAGCCTGGTTACATGGGTGACATGCAATCGCTAAATTAGAAACTCGATCAGAGCCACCTTTGGACTTAGGCTTAATATGCTCAATTTCTAATTGAGTTCCTGTCGTCCCACAATAAGCACATTTACGATTCCATTTTTCAAGTAAATATTCTCGGAGTTCATAGCCATAAAGTGTTCCTTGTTGATACTCGATTCCAGATATCTCAGGATTTTGCAGTTTTTGAGTATCAAACCTGACTAATTCTTGAGAGATGCCGGTAATAGGGCACAATCGACTCAACCTTTCAACCCAAGTTAAAATGTTTTGAACTCTAGACATTAAGCTAGGAGCTAGCCAACCTTCTGGTCTGGTTCTATTAAGAAATCTGGGCTTGCGGTATCGAGTCTTACGATTCCGCCTACTGCGTCTTAACTGCCTGCGAGAGGTCAAAGAATCTCGTATTTGAAAACCTCTATGGGTGAGTTCGGCTCCCCAAATTACTCGCTTTCCTTGAATAATAGCTAAACCGCTTGTTTTTGTTCCAGGGTCTATTTTGAGCTGGTGTTTATGAGTTATTGGCTGTTTTATTTCCTCCGTCAAAATTATGGTAAATGGGTAACGACGATAGACCTTCGCTTTTCCTGACGAAAGTAAAATCCTAGCTCTTACAGGTTTACACGGATCTAAAGGTTGTCGGTTCTTGTTGAGTACAAAGACACGCATAATTGTGTTTACTCCTATTACTAGGGTTAAGTTAGCTTAGTCAATGTTATTCCTCGGTACTTTCCTAGTCGCACTGGCTTAACCCAAATACACCTGTTTAACGACCGGGTTCTAGAGCTGAAGACTAGCTACGCATCCTCAGGTAGGAACTTGAACACTTAGGAATAACGTAGTTCTCTGAGAACTTAGACTGGTCAACTACGAGCTTTTAACAAGCTCCCGCTATAGTCCCATAGGACTTAGCGGTGAGTTATTGACATTATAATCAAAAAAACTCTGATTGGATCAAATCAAAGCACCACCACAACTGGAACCAGACCCTGCTGTACAGCCATAGCAATAGGAAGCGGTACGAATTTCCTCAATGATGTCTAAACTTCCTGCTTCCAGAAGTTTACTAACTGTCAACCTTTCTCCAGTGCCAGACGTTGCTGCTACATTTTCCATCTGATTAAAATCGCAATCGTAGACATTACCCAGATAGTCAATAGACAATTCATTGCGACACATCAAATGCTCCACGGTACTAGCATTGAAACTGTTTTCTAGAAACGCCATATAGGGAGCATATAGCTTGGTGCGTTGTAAATGAAACTTTGTTCTACCAACGGGGATATTGGTAATTGTAAATAGCTGGTTGAAGTCAAGATTAAACTGTTCTTTTAGGAACACTTTATAATCCTTCTCCAACTTAACCTGATTAGGAGTCATAGAAAACTTTTCACTCAGTGGTAACGAAGGATTGTAGACCAAATCAAGAATTAATTTGGGGTTTCTACCATAGCCCAACCGATTCAGCCATTGAATCGCCCGAATCGAATCATCGTAAACCCCCTTGCCGCGCATTTTATCTACATTATCTTCGAGATAACAAGGCAAAGAAGCCACTACTCGTAATTGGTGCTTAGCGAAATAGTCAGGTATATCTTCATATCCCGGTTCAAAATAAATGGTCAAATTTGACCGAACAATCACCTCCTTTCCGGTTTTGTATGCTGCTTCAACTAATGGCTTAAAGCCATAGTTCATCTCTGGCGCACCACCAGTCAAGTCAACCGTCGTAATTTGAGGAAACTGATGAATCAGCTTAATAAGCTGGTCACAAATTTCTGGAGAAAGTTCTTCAGTTCGTTTAGGACCAGCTTCCACATGGCAGTGAGTACAAGCTAGATTACAACGCTTCCCCAGATTAATTTGTAAAACCGTGATTGGGTGTTTACTTAAGGGAGCTTGCAGTTTTTTACGGAACGGTGTAACAGCTGAAACGTCTGTTTTAATCATAATTTTATCGCCTTGTAATTCCTAGAAATTAATAATAATTATAATTAATTATTAATTATCAAGAAATTATAAACTATTACTTCTCACTTAAGATGGGTGATTTAGTAAGTGTGAAGTCTAAAGTATGAAGTGTGAACTTTCATGTTGTAGTTATATTTTTGTAATTATTAATTATACCATGGATTGGTTAATTAAAAACTCCTAACTAATTTTTTATCCCTCACCCTACTGGACAAGGGACGCCTTAGGCGAAGGTCCTTCAGACTTCAGACTTCAGACTTCAAACTTTCGGCGAAGCCGACGCTACGCGAACAGACTTTCGGCGAAGCCGACGCTACGCGAACAGACTTCACCTCTAACAACAACCACCACCAATATAGTGCCAAGTTGAATCAGTGATTAAGATTTCTTCTGGATTCACCTTTCCTAATTTCGCGGCTGTTTTATCACAAACAGCGGCTGGCACACCACGGGAGAGGATGTGTCCCGCATTGTCATCAAAAAACTCTTCCGCGCCCATGTAAATTGCTGTCTTGCCAGTAAAAATGCATGGTCCATCTTCTGGGATCACAACTTTGAAAGAAACAGAATCCAGACTTTCCAGCAACAGGGGTTCTTCGAGGTTGTAGTTTTGGCAATCCAGAAGCCGATAGGGACGCTTTGCTCGAATTTCTACTTGACCAAAACCTGACCTGACCAGGTGCTGAACATAGGATTGATAAGTGAGCGCACCAGACAGACACATAGCTCGTAGCCGCTCATCTTGCTGTAGATGGGGTGGAATCGGACGAGTTGCAATGGGGTCACTCATTAACAGTCGTCCACCTGGTTTTAAAACTCGATAGGCTTCTTTGAGTGCCTTCATCAGGTCAGCCGGTTCAAAGATGTTGAATAGGCAATTCTGGGCAACCACATCTACAGAATCATCTGGCATCGGTAGGGCAAAGGCATCCCCTTCCCGAATTTCCACAAAACTCTGGTCAAACCAGGAATTGTCTTGAGCAGCAATCTTCAGGTTACGGGTAGCCGCCTCCCGCATTGCCTTCACTGGCTCAACAGCAATCACCCCCCCTGAACGTTGGGAAAAATAAGCAAACTGTAACGCCTCCAAGCCACCACCAACACCGACATAGAGGACAGTTGGCTGATTGCTGAGTTCTGTGGGATGTACCGTAGTACCGCAACCATAATTCATATCCGCCATCATTGGAGGAATTTTCAGTCCTGGCAGTTGTAAGGGGCTACTTTGGACACAACACAAACCAACTTGGGGTGTTTGAGCGACTTCAGAATAAAATTCAGCAGTTGTTTCGAGATAGGTCATCTGAATCCTTTACTTGGCAAAGATGGTAATGCTATTGATAGTAGGGTGGAAATTGAAAACTAATTCTGAACCAATAGAATTCCTAGATTGAGCTTTGAGGCTACAAAATTGATGTATCGTATCATACCAAATTCCGCTTCAAAACCCCGTTGATTATTTTGATCATCATAGTCAGCGAAGTGCGGACTTTGTCATCTTCGAGAACGCTTCCCCTATGTCTAGCCGCGATTGATTCTTGGTTTAGGCAGGGAAGCTATGGTAGGGGATTTGGAATTAACGGCGGTTGCAGGCTTTTGCTCCAATTTGTTTTCAGGCAAGCAACGGTACAATCCCTTGCCTCACCCTTAGATGCTATTAAACTCATGCCAGATGAATTTTTAGAGTAGTACACCATGAATTTTTACTGAGATTACCACGCGATCGCTCATCCTTAGGGTATAGGATGCTCGGGTAATCAATGGGGGGTAGGGGGTAGGGTGTGGGGTGTGGGGACAAGTTATATTAGTAGATTGGACTACTACTAAACTTGTTTGCCCCTAAAACAAAGTTTTTAGGCGGGGTATTAGACCCCTATGAGTAAGGGACAGTTTTTCCCCTACCCCCTGTCCCGAAGGGACTGATCAGGTGATCAGGTCATGGGGTGACTCTGGTGACTCTGGTGACTCTGGTGAGTGTGGAGTATTTTCCCAGTGATTAACCAGACTTGATCTAAGACAGAAACTATAGTGTCCACTCAACACTCCCAATCACCTCTGAGCAGAAGAGTATGGTAGAAAGAGCTACCATTACAATCAGGGAGTTGATGAATGTTGAAAAACCAGTATGCAGAGCGCCTCAGACAACAAGAGAGAGTTTACCTCAACCGTGTTGCTGATTACTCTTCACTACAGTCGATACCAGAAATTTGGCCCCTTGCTGCCCAACGCTTTGGGTCAATCATTGCTCTGCAAGACCCTCACGCTGTGGGAGCTCATGGTGCTCCACCCTCGACCCTGACCTATACCCAGTTGTACGAGCAAATCGAGCAATTTGCGGCTGGATTACAATCCCTAGGTTTCCAGCCAAAACTCGATGACAAGGGTATTCCTACCCGAATTGCGTTATTTGCTGATAACTCTCCTCGATGGCTAGTTGCGGATCAGGGGATCATGAGTGCAGGAGCAGTAAATGTGGTGCGCTCAGGTCAAGCAGAACGGCAGGAATTGCTTTATATTCTCGAAGATAGCGGTAGCACTGCTGTGGTGCTAGAAAACCTCAAAACTTTGGAAAAATTAGGCGATCGCTTGGATGGGCTACCCATTGAATTAGTGATTCTCCTTTCTGAAGAACAACCACTATCGACCGGATCATCCCGACAAATTGTTAACTATACTCAACTCATGGAAGCCGGGGCATCTCGGTCTCTTACAAAAGCTAACCACAACCGGGAAACCTTGGCAACTCTGCTGTATACGTCTGGTACCACAGGCAAACCCAAAGGGGTGATGCTGAGCCATGGTAATCTCCTGCATCAGGTCAACACCCTTGGTACAGTAATAGAAATCCAAAAAAGCGATCGCGTTCTTTCTATCCTGCCTACCTGGCACGCCTACGAACGCTCAGCAGAGTATTTTCTATTATCTCAGGGTTCCACCCAGATTTACACCAACCTGCGCCATGTCAAAAAAGACCTTAAAACCTTCAAACCTAACTTTATGGTCGGAGTACCCCGACTGTGGGAATCGATTTATGAGGGGGTGCAAAAGCAGTTTCGTGAGCAACCGCAAGGTAAGCAGAAATTAGTCCAAAACCTGCTAGGGATAAGTCA includes:
- a CDS encoding phosphate ABC transporter substrate-binding protein, whose protein sequence is MKKLTTLASMSMGLVACFWLQSCAQSPEVATQSTDQLQGKLVLTGSSTVAPLASEIGKRFESENPGVRVDVQTGGSSRGIADARQGVADIGMVSRDLKQSEKDLQGFAIARDGIGIIVHKTNPVQSLSNQQIVDIYQGKIDNWQDVGGKRAPITVVNKAEGRSTLELFLKYFQLKNSEIKADVVIGDNEQGIKTVAGNPNGIGYVSIGTAEYSSKQDVPIKLLPVAGIAATTENVQNGTFPLSRSLTLVTKTIPVGLDKAFIEFSRSQKVQDIVKEQNFVPLEE
- a CDS encoding metalloregulator ArsR/SmtB family transcription factor — protein: MNSKSPSSQAFCVRKLKVLADNTRLTVMEILMEGPKHVGELKAVLGIEQSLLSHHLRVLRDEGFVRATRDGKAVLYQCCLAIRQGNGNRAIDLGCCCLCFD
- the iscB gene encoding RNA-guided endonuclease IscB encodes the protein MRVFVLNKNRQPLDPCKPVRARILLSSGKAKVYRRYPFTIILTEEIKQPITHKHQLKIDPGTKTSGLAIIQGKRVIWGAELTHRGFQIRDSLTSRRQLRRSRRNRKTRYRKPRFLNRTRPEGWLAPSLMSRVQNILTWVERLSRLCPITGISQELVRFDTQKLQNPEISGIEYQQGTLYGYELREYLLEKWNRKCAYCGTTGTQLEIEHIKPKSKGGSDRVSNLAIACHPCNQAKSNQNIELFLSKKPSILRRILSQAKRPLADAASVNTTRWKLYHDLKSTGLPVEVGSGGLTKFNRCRQNLPKTHWLDAANVGKVETLIIEVTNPLIITAKGHGTRQLCRTNKYGFPTRHCSRIKFHKGFQTGDIVRAVVTKGKKIGTYIGRVATRKSGFFNISTKSGLVQGISHKYCQFIHRKDGYAYRT
- the arsS gene encoding arsenosugar biosynthesis radical SAM (seleno)protein ArsS (Some members of this family are selenoproteins.), with the protein product MIKTDVSAVTPFRKKLQAPLSKHPITVLQINLGKRCNLACTHCHVEAGPKRTEELSPEICDQLIKLIHQFPQITTVDLTGGAPEMNYGFKPLVEAAYKTGKEVIVRSNLTIYFEPGYEDIPDYFAKHQLRVVASLPCYLEDNVDKMRGKGVYDDSIRAIQWLNRLGYGRNPKLILDLVYNPSLPLSEKFSMTPNQVKLEKDYKVFLKEQFNLDFNQLFTITNIPVGRTKFHLQRTKLYAPYMAFLENSFNASTVEHLMCRNELSIDYLGNVYDCDFNQMENVAATSGTGERLTVSKLLEAGSLDIIEEIRTASYCYGCTAGSGSSCGGALI
- the arsM gene encoding arsenosugar biosynthesis arsenite methyltransferase ArsM, yielding MTYLETTAEFYSEVAQTPQVGLCCVQSSPLQLPGLKIPPMMADMNYGCGTTVHPTELSNQPTVLYVGVGGGLEALQFAYFSQRSGGVIAVEPVKAMREAATRNLKIAAQDNSWFDQSFVEIREGDAFALPMPDDSVDVVAQNCLFNIFEPADLMKALKEAYRVLKPGGRLLMSDPIATRPIPPHLQQDERLRAMCLSGALTYQSYVQHLVRSGFGQVEIRAKRPYRLLDCQNYNLEEPLLLESLDSVSFKVVIPEDGPCIFTGKTAIYMGAEEFFDDNAGHILSRGVPAAVCDKTAAKLGKVNPEEILITDSTWHYIGGGCC
- a CDS encoding AMP-binding protein, with amino-acid sequence MLKNQYAERLRQQERVYLNRVADYSSLQSIPEIWPLAAQRFGSIIALQDPHAVGAHGAPPSTLTYTQLYEQIEQFAAGLQSLGFQPKLDDKGIPTRIALFADNSPRWLVADQGIMSAGAVNVVRSGQAERQELLYILEDSGSTAVVLENLKTLEKLGDRLDGLPIELVILLSEEQPLSTGSSRQIVNYTQLMEAGASRSLTKANHNRETLATLLYTSGTTGKPKGVMLSHGNLLHQVNTLGTVIEIQKSDRVLSILPTWHAYERSAEYFLLSQGSTQIYTNLRHVKKDLKTFKPNFMVGVPRLWESIYEGVQKQFREQPQGKQKLVQNLLGISQRYIQARRLAQGLTLDNLNPSPIQKLLATVQASYLWPVHQLANKLVYQKVREATGGEIKQVISGGGSLARHLDNFFEIIGVEVLVGYGLTETSPVTNARRSYRNLRFSAGPPLPETQIRIVDPETHQPLPQGQTGLVMVKGAQVMQEYYRKPEATAKAIDPDGWFDTGDLGWVTPQNDLVLTGRAKDTIVLTNGENIEPQPIEDACLRSAYIDQIMLVGQDQKALGALIVPNLDALQGWAAAQNLPLDVFAQDVDLNTKEVQTLYRTELNREVQNRPGYRQDDRISTFRLILEPFSQENGMMTQTFKIRRPVVTERYRAIIDGMFA